A DNA window from Providencia huaxiensis contains the following coding sequences:
- a CDS encoding ligand-gated channel protein, which produces MVVFNKRKVAISIIAAIAAAPAFADDSKDKIYVTTASGYQQKIEDAPASISVVTREQLETKAYRDVTDALKVVPGVLVTGGGSSSDISIRGMDAKYTMILIDGKRVDTRSTRPNSDGSGIEQGWLPPLPAIERIEVVRGPMSSLYGSDAMGGVINIITRRVQQEWTTSLRADATITERKNSGNTGQGSFYTSGPLIDGLLGVKLQGQYSHRGEDKIINGFNRQIMASGGATVSLTPDDKNTFDAEFKRDNQHRDDREGYTSKRGDGSGFSKYELTHMALTHTGIYDIASTDTYVQYDETKNPGRKMTAEDLVFRNQSVFLLGDHSLSIGGQYRKEKLKDEGNKFKQYNQLERYSWALFAEDEWLMTNDFALTGGLRMDKDENYGSHWTPRLYGVWHADEQWTIKGGVTTGYKAPSLRESSANWGQATGGGAGNAVIYGNPDLKPEKSITEEIGVIWNNQDNITAGITIYNTEFKDKITEVRRCEENSSTVRACTVAQDGEGDKPGKPYRFISDKANVDKARMRGVELTFNWRIVDDLSFAANYTYTDTEQKSGVNKGKPLNKQPKHMANSTLTWQTTEDLETWTRMNFRGKTSEYQGRGQKMSSGTASYALFDLGASYQLNKNANIVGGVYNVLDRRIDNATYGAELEGRRYNIGINYNF; this is translated from the coding sequence ATGGTTGTTTTTAATAAAAGAAAAGTGGCAATTAGCATAATTGCGGCTATCGCTGCGGCACCTGCATTTGCTGATGACAGTAAAGATAAAATCTATGTTACAACCGCATCAGGTTATCAACAGAAAATTGAAGATGCACCTGCGTCTATTTCTGTAGTAACTCGCGAACAACTCGAAACTAAAGCTTATCGTGATGTAACTGACGCATTAAAAGTTGTACCGGGTGTTTTGGTCACCGGTGGCGGCAGTAGCTCTGATATTAGCATCCGTGGTATGGATGCAAAATACACCATGATTTTAATCGATGGTAAACGTGTAGATACACGCAGCACTCGTCCAAATAGTGACGGTTCTGGTATTGAGCAAGGTTGGTTACCGCCATTACCTGCGATTGAGCGTATTGAAGTGGTACGCGGCCCAATGTCATCGCTGTACGGTTCAGATGCGATGGGTGGGGTTATCAATATTATCACTCGTCGTGTGCAACAAGAGTGGACGACCAGTTTACGAGCAGATGCCACAATTACAGAACGCAAAAATTCAGGTAATACAGGGCAAGGCAGTTTCTATACCTCTGGTCCATTAATTGATGGTTTGTTAGGTGTAAAACTACAAGGCCAGTATTCACATCGTGGTGAAGATAAAATCATTAATGGTTTTAACCGCCAAATCATGGCAAGTGGTGGAGCAACGGTATCGTTAACTCCAGATGACAAAAATACCTTCGATGCAGAGTTCAAACGTGATAACCAACACCGTGATGACCGTGAAGGTTATACCAGCAAAAGAGGTGATGGTAGCGGTTTTAGCAAATATGAATTGACTCATATGGCATTAACCCATACGGGTATTTATGATATTGCATCAACAGATACCTATGTTCAATATGATGAGACAAAAAACCCAGGCCGTAAAATGACGGCTGAAGACCTTGTTTTCCGTAATCAAAGTGTCTTTTTACTGGGTGATCATAGTTTAAGTATCGGCGGTCAATATCGTAAAGAGAAGTTGAAAGACGAAGGTAATAAATTTAAACAGTATAATCAGCTTGAACGATATAGCTGGGCGTTATTTGCAGAAGATGAATGGTTAATGACTAATGATTTTGCATTAACGGGTGGCCTTCGTATGGATAAAGACGAAAACTATGGTTCACACTGGACTCCGCGTCTGTATGGTGTATGGCATGCTGATGAACAATGGACGATTAAAGGTGGGGTAACTACAGGTTATAAAGCACCAAGCTTGCGCGAATCGTCCGCAAACTGGGGACAAGCAACAGGCGGTGGTGCAGGAAATGCCGTTATTTATGGTAATCCTGATTTGAAACCAGAGAAAAGTATTACTGAAGAAATTGGTGTTATTTGGAATAACCAAGATAATATTACCGCAGGGATAACTATCTATAACACTGAATTTAAAGATAAAATTACTGAAGTTAGGCGTTGTGAAGAAAATAGTAGCACAGTAAGAGCATGTACAGTAGCTCAAGATGGTGAAGGTGATAAACCTGGAAAACCATATCGTTTTATTAGTGACAAAGCAAACGTTGATAAAGCAAGAATGCGCGGTGTTGAACTAACTTTCAACTGGCGTATTGTGGATGACTTAAGCTTCGCAGCTAACTACACCTATACCGATACTGAACAAAAAAGTGGTGTAAATAAAGGTAAGCCATTAAATAAACAGCCTAAACATATGGCTAATTCCACACTGACATGGCAAACCACTGAAGATTTAGAAACGTGGACGCGTATGAATTTCCGTGGTAAAACCTCTGAGTACCAAGGCCGTGGACAAAAAATGTCAAGTGGTACAGCATCTTATGCTTTATTTGATTTAGGTGCGAGTTATCAGCTTAACAAGAATGCGAACATTGTTGGTGGTGTCTATAACGTCTTAGATCGCCGTATCGATAATGCGACTTACGGTGCTGAATTAGAAGGCCGTCGTTACAATATCGGTATCAACTACAACTTCTAA
- a CDS encoding ABC transporter ATP-binding protein: MMSGLIINQFNAGYPKRPVIENLSTDILPRGKITVLLGPNGSGKSTLLRSLAGLNKATGQLLLDGLDLTQQSFAQRAQNVVYLPQTLPAGVHLYVLESVIVAQRASGGLSNENSKDEVMGLLRQLGIEHLALSYLDQLSGGQKQLVGLAQSLIRQPNLLLLDEPLSALDLNYQYHVMDLVAKETKRRNIITVVVVHDINIALKHAEHILMLKQGNLIAQGEPAEVITPESLAEVYGVRGRIERCSQGVPQVLIDGLVDKLAS, translated from the coding sequence ATCATGAGTGGCCTGATTATTAATCAATTTAATGCAGGCTACCCAAAACGCCCGGTGATTGAGAATTTATCGACGGATATTTTGCCTCGCGGCAAGATCACGGTATTACTTGGGCCTAATGGCAGTGGTAAATCCACGTTGTTGCGTTCGCTGGCGGGTCTAAATAAGGCAACAGGGCAGTTGTTGCTTGATGGTTTGGATTTAACCCAACAGAGTTTTGCCCAGCGGGCACAAAATGTGGTGTATTTACCGCAAACGTTACCTGCTGGTGTGCACCTGTATGTTCTCGAGTCTGTTATTGTTGCTCAACGTGCTTCAGGCGGTTTAAGCAATGAAAACAGTAAAGACGAAGTGATGGGGTTATTACGCCAATTGGGTATTGAACATTTGGCGTTAAGTTATTTAGACCAACTTTCAGGTGGGCAAAAACAATTAGTCGGTTTGGCTCAATCTTTAATTCGTCAACCCAACTTATTGTTATTAGATGAACCGTTAAGTGCATTGGATTTGAATTACCAATACCATGTGATGGATTTAGTGGCGAAAGAAACCAAACGCCGAAATATAATCACGGTTGTGGTTGTTCATGATATTAATATTGCGCTTAAACATGCAGAACACATATTAATGTTGAAACAGGGTAATTTAATTGCACAAGGTGAACCCGCAGAGGTCATTACACCCGAAAGCCTTGCTGAGGTTTATGGTGTACGCGGTCGCATCGAACGTTGTTCGCAAGGTGTTCCACAAGTCCTGATTGATGGGCTGGTTGATAAACTGGCGAGTTAA
- a CDS encoding FecCD family ABC transporter permease: MSITSEPIVAAEKAAIQADDNVKIHYQNMLRRRLTWLAVIVAAILLSLVIDFTLGPSGLSLERLWQTLVTPEAVDAGTRVIVWDIRLPYALMAVVIGMSLGLAGAEMQTILNNPLASPFTLGVSNAAAFGAALAIVSGIAIPGVPDQWVISANAFIFALLAALMLDAVTRWTRVATSGVVLFGIALVFTFNALVSMMQFIATEDTLQGLVFWTMGSLSKATWVKLGVMALVFALIFPIAMMSSWKLTALRLGEDRAISFGIDVRRLRLTTLLRISILSALAVAFVGPIAFIGLVAPHIARLIFGEDHRFYLPASALIGALILSMASIASKNIIPGVIIPVGIVTSLVGVPFFLSIILRHRGNVS, translated from the coding sequence ATGAGTATTACGAGCGAGCCAATAGTTGCGGCTGAAAAAGCCGCGATCCAGGCTGACGATAATGTAAAAATACATTATCAAAATATGTTACGTCGTCGGTTGACATGGCTAGCGGTCATCGTTGCGGCAATTTTATTATCACTGGTTATTGATTTTACTTTAGGGCCATCAGGTTTATCTCTTGAGCGTTTATGGCAAACGTTGGTGACCCCAGAGGCCGTTGATGCAGGGACACGCGTCATCGTATGGGATATTCGTCTGCCATATGCGTTGATGGCAGTGGTGATTGGCATGTCATTAGGGCTTGCTGGCGCAGAGATGCAAACGATCCTCAATAACCCGTTAGCGAGCCCATTTACGTTAGGGGTCTCTAATGCAGCGGCTTTTGGTGCCGCATTAGCGATTGTTTCTGGCATTGCAATTCCAGGTGTGCCTGACCAATGGGTGATATCAGCGAATGCCTTTATTTTTGCGTTGTTAGCCGCTTTGATGTTAGACGCAGTAACCCGTTGGACGCGCGTAGCAACTTCAGGTGTCGTATTGTTTGGTATTGCTCTCGTGTTCACCTTTAATGCATTGGTTTCTATGATGCAATTCATCGCGACGGAAGATACCTTGCAAGGTTTAGTCTTTTGGACGATGGGGAGTTTATCAAAAGCAACTTGGGTAAAACTGGGTGTGATGGCGCTAGTGTTCGCACTTATTTTCCCGATTGCCATGATGAGCTCATGGAAACTGACGGCTTTAAGGTTGGGCGAGGACAGGGCAATCAGTTTTGGTATTGATGTGCGTCGTTTAAGGCTAACAACGTTATTGCGTATTAGTATTTTATCGGCTTTAGCGGTGGCATTTGTTGGCCCTATTGCTTTTATTGGTTTAGTCGCACCGCATATTGCAAGGTTGATTTTTGGTGAAGATCACCGTTTTTATCTACCAGCAAGTGCATTAATTGGGGCGTTAATTTTATCAATGGCGTCAATTGCGTCGAAGAATATTATTCCTGGTGTGATTATTCCTGTTGGGATTGTGACATCATTAGTGGGGGTACCGTTCTTTTTAAGCATTATTTTACGTCATAGAGGGAACGTATCATGA